CTATCAGTTCCCCGGCGGGCAGCTCGCGTGCCATCCGGTGTCCCTGGCCGGCCCACAGCGCCATGCCCTGCGCGTCCCCGGCCTTGGCGGCGGCCTTGCGCAGGCCGCTCGTCAGATGGTGCACCTGCGGGTAGGCGGCCGGGGCGTACGGGCCGTGTTCGGTCACGAAGCGGTTGACCAGTCCGCGCGCGGGCCGCCCGGAGAACGCCCGGGTCAGGGCGGTCCGTACGAACAGCGGGTTGGTCAGTGCCTGCTTGTGCAGCAGGTGGGCCCCGGACTCGGGGGTGGCCAGGAAGGCGGTGCCGAGCTGCGCCGCGTCGGCGCCCGCCGCGAGCGCGGCGGCGATCTGGGAGCCGCGCATCAGCCCGCCGGTCGCGATGAGCGGCAGCTGCACGCTCTCGCGCACCTGGGCGAGGAGGGACAGCAGTCCGATGCCGGTGTTGTCGGCCTGCGGGTCGTCGCGGTGCGTGGACCGGTGGCCGCCGGCCTCCACTCCCTGGGCGCAGACGGCGTCGGCGCCCGCCCACTGCGCGGCCTGCGCCTCCTCGACGGAGGTGACCGTCACGACGGTGTACGTGCCCGCCTGGGCGAACGCGTCGAGGGTCTCGCGGGAGGGGCAGCCGAAGGTGAAGGAGACGACCGGCACCGGGTCCTCCAGGAGGATCGCGATCTTGGCCTCGTAGCCGTCGTCCCCGCAGGAGTCCACCTCCCCGAGGGGGGTGTCGTACCAGACGGCCTCACCGGCGAGCTGGTGCCGGTACACCTCGACCTCGCTCGGATCGGCGTGTCCGGTCTGCGGCATGAAGAGGTTCACGCCGAAGGGCTGGCCGGTCAGTCCGCGCACCTGTTTGATCTCGTTGTACATGCCGTCCGCCGTCTTGTACCCGGCGGCGAGGAATCCGAGCCCACCGGCTTCGGAGACGGCGCCGGCGAGCTGCGGGCCGGACGCGCCGCCCGCCATGGGGGCCTGCACGATCGGATACCGGCAGAGATCGGTCAACGCGGAGGACATGACCGCATCGTGCCATGTCCGGTGCACCGGGCCGAATCAGCCATGAGACGGGGCGAACGGTATACCGCTGCACGCCGCACCGCCCGCCGGTACGAGACCGACGGGCGGTGCGGATCAGGCAGAAAGGCTGCGGAAACCGAGGTCAGCGACCGTTGAAGGCGTCCTTCAGCCGGGAGAAGAGTCCCTGCTGTCCTGGCTGGAACTGCCCGGTGGGCCGCTCCTCGCCGCGCAGCTGCGCGAGCTCGCGCAGGACCCGCTCCTGCTCCGCGTCCAGCTTCGACGGGGTCATCACCTCGACGTGCACGATCAGGTCGCCGCGCCCGCCGCCCCGCAGATGCGTGACACCGCGCCCGTGCAGCGGAACCGACTGACCGGACTGCGTGCCCGGCCTGATGTCGATCTCCTCCAGGCCGTCCAGCGTCTCCAGCGGCACCTGGGTACCGAGGGCCGCCGCCGTCATGGGGATGGTGACCGTGCAGTGCAGGTCGTCGCCGCGCCGCTGGAACACCGCGTGCGGCAGCTCGTGGATCTCGACGTACAGATCGCCGGCCGGGCCGCCGCCGGGGCCGACCTCGCCCTCGCCCGCGAGCTGGATCCGGGTGCCGTTGTCGACGCCCGCCGGGATCTTCACCGTGAGCGTGCGCCGCGAGCGGATGCGGCCGTCTCCGGCGCACTCCGGGCAGGGGGTCGGCACGACCGTGCCGAAGCCCTGGCACTGCGGGCAGGGACGCGAGGTCATGACCTGGCCGAGGAAGGACCGGGTGACCTGGGAGACCTCGCCACGGCCGCGGCACATGTCACAGGTCTGCGCGGAGGTGCCGGGTGCGGCGCCCTCACCGCTGCAGGTCGTACAGACGACCGCCGTGTCGACCTGGATGTCCTTGGTCGTACCGAAGGCCGCCTCGGAGAGGTCGATCTCCAGCCGGATCATGGCGTCCTGGCCGCGCCGGGTCCGCGAACGGGGTCCGCGCTGGGACGCCGTACCGAAGAACGCGTCCATGATGTCGGAGAAGTTGCCGAAGCCGCCCTGTCCGAATCCGCCGGCGCCACCGCCGCCGGAGGCGGAGAGCGGGTCGCCGCCGAGGTCGTAGACCTGCTTCTTCTGCGGGTCCGACAACACCT
The Streptomyces sp. NBC_00234 DNA segment above includes these coding regions:
- the dnaJ gene encoding molecular chaperone DnaJ translates to MATDYYAVLGVRRDASQDEIKKAFRRLARELHPDVNPDPKTQERFKEINAAYEVLSDPQKKQVYDLGGDPLSASGGGGAGGFGQGGFGNFSDIMDAFFGTASQRGPRSRTRRGQDAMIRLEIDLSEAAFGTTKDIQVDTAVVCTTCSGEGAAPGTSAQTCDMCRGRGEVSQVTRSFLGQVMTSRPCPQCQGFGTVVPTPCPECAGDGRIRSRRTLTVKIPAGVDNGTRIQLAGEGEVGPGGGPAGDLYVEIHELPHAVFQRRGDDLHCTVTIPMTAAALGTQVPLETLDGLEEIDIRPGTQSGQSVPLHGRGVTHLRGGGRGDLIVHVEVMTPSKLDAEQERVLRELAQLRGEERPTGQFQPGQQGLFSRLKDAFNGR
- a CDS encoding nitronate monooxygenase translates to MSSALTDLCRYPIVQAPMAGGASGPQLAGAVSEAGGLGFLAAGYKTADGMYNEIKQVRGLTGQPFGVNLFMPQTGHADPSEVEVYRHQLAGEAVWYDTPLGEVDSCGDDGYEAKIAILLEDPVPVVSFTFGCPSRETLDAFAQAGTYTVVTVTSVEEAQAAQWAGADAVCAQGVEAGGHRSTHRDDPQADNTGIGLLSLLAQVRESVQLPLIATGGLMRGSQIAAALAAGADAAQLGTAFLATPESGAHLLHKQALTNPLFVRTALTRAFSGRPARGLVNRFVTEHGPYAPAAYPQVHHLTSGLRKAAAKAGDAQGMALWAGQGHRMARELPAGELIELLAAELEAARAALSVRSAQ